CTTGAGCCGTCTTGCCGCAGCGGTCGCGTTTCGTATTTCCTGCAGATCCAACGGTATATCCCAGGCGGGCTTTGCTATTGAAAACACCGTTGATAGACAGGAAGCATAAGTTGCTACTGTTTGAGGTTGGCATTTTGCACCCAACGACCTGAAAAAGCTTACCAATCTAGCAGATGAAATATCTTTGCATTTTTCATAAGATATCTCATTGGTTTCGATAGTTTTCAGAACTTGCAGCTGGCTTCGTCCAATGTTGCCGTCTGCGGCTTCAATAAATTTTCTTATTGCATCGCCTAGTGTAACGTTTGGGTCCTTAGTGAAATTGAAATAGGGAGAATTCACTTCACACTCCCTTCGACTTAGCCACTCTGACGCCAAGGTAATTTTTTCAAAAGTCTTTGACTCTCGATAGACGATTGCTCCGTCGCGCTTTATAAGGATCTGCGCTGAATAGCGGACGCGACCGTCGCTGAGATATCTCTTCACAATAGTGCCCATGGGAGATCTCCAGTACGCCTGCTGAAATTGCAGTACGACTTAGTCGTGCTTCCATCAAAAACACTTAGAGAATCGTACTACAACTCCTGTATTTCCCATGAGCAGAGAACTTTATAAGTCACTGAAATCAGATGTAAAAAACACCGAAAGAGTGCAATTTCCAAATGTGCGATTTGCGGTTGCACCGATGATGGAGTGGACTGACCGCCATTGCCGCGCATTCCACCGGCATTTGTCGGCGCACGCGCTGCTGTACACCGAGATGGTCACAACCGGCGCTGTGATTCATGGTGACCGGGAGCATATTTTGGGATTTTCCGATCTGGAGCATCCGGTTGCGTGCCAGCTTGGCGGGTCTGATCCGCAGGCAATGGCTGAAGCGGCACAGATCGTGGAAGGCTTCGGCTATGACGAGGTCAACATCAATGTCGGCTGTCCGTCGGACCGGGTTCAGTCAGGACGGTTCGGTGCGTGTTTGATGGAAGAGCCGCAACTGGTTGCAGACTGTGTTTCTGCGATGAAGGCGGCTGTCGCCATTCCCGTCACCGTCAAATGCCGGATTGGCGTTGATGATCAGGACCCAGAGCCCGCGCTCGATGCCGTTGCCGATTTGACCTTCGCCGCTGGATCCGACGCGCTTTGGGTTCATGCCCGGAAAGCCTGGCTTCAAGGCTTGAGCCCGAAAGAAAACCGGGATGTTCCACCGCTCGATTACGACCGGGTGGTGCGTTTGAAACAGCGCCTTCCGGACAAGTTCATCGGGTTGAACGGAGGTCTCGATACCCTTGAACAGGGCGAGCCTTATCTCAAACCGCTGGATGGCCTGATGTATGGCCGGGCCGCGTATCATTCACCGGAAATCTTGGGCGAAGTCGACGCCCGTCTTTATGGCGCAGAAACCGAGACCATCTCGCCATGGGATGCGGTGCGCGGTCATATGACCTATCTGGAAGATCAGCTCTCCCAAGGTGTGAAACTGGCGCACATGACCCGGCATATGCTCGGATTGTTCCATGGTCGGCCAGGTGCGCGGTCCTGGCGCCGGATTCTGACCGTGGAAGCCATCAAGCCCGGCGCCGGACTGGAAGTGGTTGAAAAGGCACTCGACGCCGTTAGTCCGGCGTATTTCGAAGTGGATGCAGCCGAGTAACCCTTGGCTATCTTCTATGGATTCATGATCAGCCGGTCGCCCTCAATCCGCCAGCTTCTGAGGCGGTCGAGCGCGGTCATGCCGAGCAGGCTTTGACCGAGTGAGCCGTCCCGCGCGACAAACGCCCGGACATTGCGCAAGGTGTGATCGCCGATCGTCAAATTGTCGATCCGGCTCGGGGCAACAAGTGTCCGCCCGTTGGCTGTTGCAACAGGCACGGTGAACGACAGATCGCGTTCCGGAATTCCGGCCCTGGCCGCATCTTGATAGGTGAGGACTACGGCGCTGGCACCTGTGTCGAGCAGAAAGCTTGTTTTCCTGCCATTGGCGCGTCCGTCGACCACGAAATGCCCGCCAGCATCCCGCACGATCAAGATCGAGCCGTCAGCCTGGGTGACCGCCATTCCCGGAGCCAAAGACCCTAGGACCCGGTACCCTGCCTGAACCAAGTCGGTTCGGTAGGTATAGCCGACCACAAGCAAGGCACACAAACCGCCCCAGAAGAGCGTTCCTTGAATGATATCGCGCACTTTCGGCTGTCCAAAGATGAAACTTGCCAGGAAGACAAAGGCGAGAGTGGAGAGAGCGACAACCCGCGGTCCGGTGTCGTCGAAGTTTAGGTTTTCCGGGTCCGTCGGATCGCCGAAGAACAGATAGAAGGCAGCAGCCGCCATCACAGTAATCAGGATGACAATTGCAAAGCCCCGGTATTGCCCGCGCCCGCTCACGTAAGCGCCGCTTCTCCGGCAGAAAAACGCATGCGCCGGGTATCCAGGCTGTTCATGATCGCCTGGCGCTGCGTATCGTCGAAACTGCTCCAGGACGCGATTTCATCAAGCGTGCGGAAACATCCGGTGCAAAGGCGGCTGACCTGGTCGATCTGACAGATTTTGATGCAAGGTGACTTCATGGTTTCCATATGGCGTTTGAAGGTGTTGCTGCCAATGCTTCTTTCAAGGATTTCACAAATATTATTGCCTTGATCCGCCAGTCGCCAATGTGAACGGTGCAGCTATGATCTTGATCGGTAGAGTAACCGCTGCTTGGGTTGTGTTCCCGACAAAACTGCCGAGGTCATCGCCGAGTGTTTTAGGTCCGGTAACACTGTTTTGATCGGTCAGGCCACTTTTCAGAAGGGCGTCCCGCAAGCCGGGGGAGTACTCGGCCAAGGCTGCAAACTTGCTGTGGCTGGAGGTTTCGCCGGCGTCGAGTTCGGTCACGTCAAAGACGATCGCCCCGAGCTCCGCCAGTTCTTCGTCATCTGAGTAGGCGCCGACCCGCTCAACCCCGCCCGCTATGGCCCGGGACAGGCGAAGGGCCTTGTCGTCTCTGGAAACGACGATGATGTAAGGTTTCGGTGGCTTCCCGAGTTTTCGAAGGCTGGATTTGAAGAGATCAATATCAATGTCCGGAGCCGCCAGAACAACGCTGTTAATCTTTCTATCGAATTGGCGGCGTTCCGCTAGAGGCATTTGGCGTGCGGTCTCCAGCAGCAAATAATTGCCCATAGAGTGCGCCAGGATTGAAATGCTGTCCGCCTTGCTTTTCGCAAGCAGACGGAAGGTTTGCTCCAGACTGTCGCGTGCGAGCGCGGCACTGTTCAGGTCGTAGACATACCCTTGCAGCTGTCCACGCGAGGCCCAGGTGAACAACACAGGGACGACCGGCGCCTGGGAATCATGGACGAATTGCGTAAACCGGTAGAGGCCTTCAGCAAACAACGTGTTATAACCGTGAATGAACAGCATCACGTCCCGTTTGCCCTTGGGGCGCGCAGAGAGCTGCTGGTTCAATTGCCTCAAGAATGCCTGTTCGTCCTCGATATACCCGGCCTTGCGGGCCACGAAGTCCGTTTTGGGGTTTCCGGGAAGCTCACGTGGCCATTCGACCGCACCTGCCTTGTGGGTTGGGGGGACGGAGATCGTCGCTTCCGCATAGTTGATTGTTGGAGAGCGCTCGCCATTGAAAAAAGTATTTGGAGTTGGGTCTTTTTGGCGCGTTGTTACGATGAGGACGTCGTGATCCTGAGCACCAGCGGCCGGTTCTGTATTGATTGCAAGAGTGCCTGTCGTTGGCCGGCTGCCGCAGGCGCTGAGCAACAAGGCGATGAGCAGCGCGGACATGGCCAGTCTCGCCGGCGAGGGAACTGAAATACTCAACATCAACGGCCATGCCTCTTGCTCGGTCCGGATCACCGGCTGGTTACACGGCCACCATAAGCACTCCGGTCAGGAATCCAAGTCCGCTGATTTGCTGAATTGCCCCTAGGACATCTCCGGTTGTTCCATTGATCTTGGACAGTGCCACCTGTGCCACACTCAGGGCCGCAGTGACGCCGACCACAATGCCGATTCCGACGGCTTGCAGCGGCAAAGCAAAAAGGGCTGGGAGCAAAAGCACCAGCATTACCAGAACACATTCGCGTAGAGCAGCATCTGACGGTTTGCCGAACCGGGCCCCAAGCCCATCGGGCCGGGCCAGCGGCAACCGGTGCCATTGCCACACCATCAGAAACCGGCTGAAGGCTTCAACAGTCACAATGAGCAGGGCCGTGTCCGCTGCTCCGAAACTATCCAGCAAAGCTGCGATCAAAGCAACCTTCAGAACAATGGCAAAGACCAGTGCGATTGCGCCAAATGCGCCGATGCGGCTGTCTTTCATGATGTCCAGTCGCCGGGGGACCGTAGCGCCCCCGAAAAAACCGTCGGCCACATCGCTCAGGCCGTCTTCGTGCAAAGCGCCGGTCACGATCGTAAGGACGGCTGCGGCCATCACTGCAACAACGAGTGGGGAGAGGCTGGTTGCTCCAAGCACCAGAAGCAGGCCGGCAGCCGGAAGGGCCACAAATGCACCCGCGAGCGGAGCAGCTCTCGAGATCCTGGCAAATTCGGGAAGCGCTGCCGGATCATCGGCCGCATTGATCTTCTCAAGAGGCATGCGCGAAAAGAATCGGACGCAGGCCGCCATGTCAGCGAACAGTACCGCTAGAGATGACACCGTCGCGGTTGATTGGTCCCAAGAAAACTCAGGCTTTGTTTCGGATGCAGTTTCAGTGTTTTGGTCGTTTTCAGACGGCATCCTGTTCGGTCCGGAGCTTGAGTTTTATCAAGGGGCGGTTATAGAACGGCCTATCGAAGAGACCAAGAGGCGGCCTAACTTTCCGCCCACCAATTGGAACTGTGAGCACAATGTCCCTGTCCGAAACCGCGCTGCCCTTCGACGATATCCGCAACCTGGTCAAGTCCATGCCCGGCCCGGACGAAGAGGCGCTTCAGAAGGTGAAGGCTCGGGATGCACAACTCACCAAGCCTGCCGGGTCTTTGGGCCGTTTGGAAGAGATCGCGGAATGGCTTGCTGCCTGGTCCGGCAAGGCCCCGCCGAAAATCACCCGTCCGATGGTGGGGATCTTTGCAACGGCACATGGCGTTGCGGACGAAGGCGTGTCGGCATTTCCAAGCGCCGTGAACCGTCAAATGGTCGAAAACTTCGCAGCTGGCGGAGCTGCCATCAACCAGATCTGCCGGGTCAACGACATTGGCCTCAAGGTGTTTGATCTTGCTGTCGATATGCCCACACCGAGCATCACCCAGGAAGATGCGCTGGATGAAGCCAATTGTGCGGCCACCATGGCTTACGGCATGGAAGCGCTGGCGGGCGGTATCGATCTCATCTGTCTCGGTGAAATGGGCATTGGCAACACGACGGTTTCTGCTGCTGTCCTGAATGGCCTGTTTGGCGGATCGGCCGCCGACTGGATTGGCCGTGGCACCGGCGTGGACGACGAAGGTTTGGCGCGCAAACGTGACGCCGTTGAAAAGGCAGTGAACCGGCTGAACGGCGAAAAAGACCCGCTGGAAGTGCTTCGCAAGGTTGGCGGACGCGAAATCGCAGCGATGGCCGGACTGATAATCGCAGCGCGGCTTCAACGCGTTCCCGTGGTGGTCGATGGTTTTGTGGCAACGGCGGCTGCGGCTGTCGTTTACGCAATGGATCCGGAAGGGCTGGATCATTGCCTGTTTGCGCATGTCTCGGCCGAGCACGCTCACGCCAAGGCGCTGTCGCACATGGGCAAAGATGCACTGTTCGACTTCGGCATGCGTCTCGGTGAAGGCAGCGGAGCAGCGTTGGCGGCCGGGATCATCAAGACCGCGGCCGAGGTGCATTCTGGAATGGCAACGTTCGCTGATGCCGGCGTTTCAGAAAAGTCTGAGTGACGAAACTCTTCTCACGACCTTATGCGCTGCGTGCGTTCTCAAGGTCGAAGTCGGTGCTTTCCGTGTCTGCCCAAACGACGTCCGGTGAATAGTTCATCACCCGGGCGCGGGGCAGGGACATGATTGCCTCGGTGCCGACACCCAGCTGGGATTTGATCACGAATTTCCCGTCATGCATTCCAACGAGTGCCTGAACGATTGACAGTCCGAGCCCTGTGCCGGGTTCCGCGCTCTTGATGGCGTGAGACCCCTGGCCAAAAGCTTCCAGCACTGTCGGAATTTCGTCTTCCGGAATACCGGGGCCGGTGTCGGTGATGGAAACATATTGCCCATCGTCGCTGGTCCGGCCGACCTTGATATGCACTTCACCGCCCACCGGCGTGAACTTCACAGCATTGGAAATCAGGTTGAGGACGACCTGTCGCAGTGCACGCTCATCGGCCCAAACACGGGGCATGTCCGGTTCGAGGGTGTGATGCAACATGATGTTCTTGGCGTTGGCGCGCACGGTCATCATCGACCCGCATTCATCGACAACCTCTTCCAAATAGAGCGATTCTTCCTGCAGTTCGTGGCGGCCTGCTTCAATCCGTGAAAGATCAAGGATCTCATTGATGAGGTTCAGAAGATGCTGGCCAGAACCATGAATATCTGCGGAGTAGCTCTTGTAAGTGTCGTTCTTCATCGGACCGAGCACCTCATCCTTCATGATTTCGGAAAATCCAAGGATTGCGTTGAGCGGTGTGCGCAGCTCGTGGCTCATCGTTGCAAGAAACCGCGATTTTGCAACGTTTGCAGCTTCAGCGCGGCGGCGTGCTTCGTCCGACATGGCGTTGGCCGTTTCCAATTCGGCAATCAGATGGTCCTTTTCCGCGCGGTATTCCAGCATGGTGTTGGCGTTCTTCAAGAGCTGATTGCCGAGAATGAAGAAGAAGCCCTGTGCGCCAATCGCCATGGCGGCCAGCGTGTAATGGATCGGGTCGATCTGTTGCAAAAAACTCGCCGTGACGATGAGCGTCATCGGCAAGGTGCTCGCCAACAAGCACCGCGGCAACGTTGCCGATTGCATGGTGTTCATTGCGACCACGATCAAGAGCGTCGCAAAGTGAAAGATCACAAACCCGTCGCCCGCATTGTCCGATCGCGGAAGAAGAAAAAATACTGCCCAGGAGCATCCATAGAGAAGGTCTCCGAGGGTGAAGCGGCGGCGCCAATAGATCCGGGCTTTTTGGTCCGACGGTGCGCGCTCATAGGAGTGGCACGTGACGACCATCAAGAGATGCGTGCAAAGCGTAACAATCAGCCAGGCGCCGAGAAAGAACGGGTTCAGCCAGATTACCGAGATCGCGGTGACGATAAGCACCAGAAGGGGAACCGCAAAAGCCGCGTTGATCCGCGTGTCGGCGAAGAGATGCTGGCGTTCCAGCTCAAAGGTTGAGTGCTGCCGGTCAGACGTGCCGAGGCGGCTGCGGACATTTCCGGCCGAACGGGCCATCTCGCGCCGGCGGCGCGCTCTATCCCGATCAATTGCCTGACTGTCGTCGTCTTTTACTGACGCGGCGGTGTCCATTCGGCCTGCCCAAGGTGTTCAATTGGTTATTTCGATTATGCTTGTTTCCTTGTTTTGACTCACCATTCCTTAAGATCGTCCCTAGAATTGTGGTAAGCAAAAGGTTAACCGGATCGCTAAAATTAAGGCATTGATTGAATTGACGAAAATCCAAGAAATTGAAGCTCTTGCAAACGCAGTGCGTGGGTGCCGGATTTGCGTCGAGACGCCTGAAAAGGCGCCATTGCCGCACGAGCCCCGGCCAGTTCTGCAAGCGTCTTCGAAGGCGCGGATTTGCATTAGCGGTCAGGCACCTGGAACCCGTGTGCACAAGAGCGGACGCCCTTTTACAGATCCATCGGGTGACCGGCTACGATCCTGGATGGGGATTGGGGAAAATGTCTTTTATGACCCGGACCTGCTTGCAATCGTTCCGATGGGCTTTTGTTTTCCTGGACTGGATGCCAAGGGCGGGGATTTACCGCCGCGGCCGGAATGCCGGAAAGTCTGGCACGACCGTTTGTTTGCAGCCATGCCGCAAATCGAATTGATCTTGGTTATCGGTCAATATGCACAGGCTTACCACTTGGGTAAGGCGCGCAAGGGATCTTTGACGGAAACCGTTGCCGCATGGAAAACCTACTTTCAAGAAAGTGGACAGTCTAACCGTCCGCTTGTCCTGCCGTTGCCGCACCCGTCCTGGCGCAATAATGCTTGGCTGAAAAAGAACCCGTGGTTCGAAGCCGAGCTGCTGCCGGTCCTTCAAAAAGAAATCGCCCGGCTGTTGGGCCGGGCGTAAGGTGAGGGGCGGCACACTTGTTGATGCCGTGCCAGCCCCAGGGGAAAAGTCTTAGTTCGTTGCCGTTTTTGGGCTTGAGATCGGCAGATCCTTCTGCTGGCTCCAGCCAACCATGCTGTCGTCATAAACGGCGACATTCTCCTGGCCGAGTAGCTCGCTCAAAACAAACCAGTTTGTTGCGGCCCAGTGGCCTGTGTTGCAGTAAGAGACGACCGGTGTGTCAGAGCCGGACACGGCATCCTGTGCCAGCGAGGCCAAAGCTTCCCGTGATTTCAACTGGTTGCTTTCAGTGTCGTAGAACTTTGCCTGGTCGAAGTGGGTTGCGCCCGGCAGATGACCGGAGCGGGTGGCATCCTTGTGCTTCTCAGCGCCTTCAAACTGTGCCAGCGGCCGTCCGTCGAGCAGAATGGCATCCCCGCCAATAAGGGACGCCACATCGTCGGTGGAGACCAGCAGCTCGGGACGCGGCTCGGCAATGAACATGTCGCCCTCAGGTACGACATTCCCGCTTTCCAGCGGTTTTCCTGCCTTCATCCAAGCGTTATGGCCACCATCCAAAATGGCGATTTTGTCGTGGCCGAGATACTTGAAGGTCCAGTAGATCCGGGTCGCGGCTCCGAAATCGAGGTGAGATGTTCCCGCCGGAACCAGAACGACGGTCCGGTCTTCATGAACGCCGAGTTCAGACAGCGAAGCCTCCAGCTTTTCAATAGACGGCAGAACGCCAGTCACATCGCCGCGCGAGGTGCGCCAGAAACCCGGATATTCACTCCACACAGCGCCTGGAATGTGGCCCTTGAGGTAATCGTCCTTGCCGGATTTGGCGAGCGGGGAGCGAATGTCGAGGATCAGCAGGTCGTCATCGTCCTGATTGGTCTCAAGCCAATCGACGCTGACCAATGGAGAGGCCTCCAGCGCCTGCGCATCGCTGCTCAACACAGTCATTTGAAGGAGGACAGCACATGCGGCGGCCACAATCGCTTTTGTGCCAAGATGCAAACGTGTCATACCGGTCTCCGTCCGAAATTCGAATAAATTTCTATCAGATCGTGGAAATTGCACTGAGAATGCGCTGTTTCAAGCGAATTCAGCTCCATTATTGGAAGAGAAATCTCAATTTCTCTTGCACTCCCCCTATGTAGAACGGTATTGCGGGATCTGGACCCGGCAGGCAAAAAGAATCCTGTCATTTTGGGCGTCCCAAAGCTTGGTGACGCCACGTTTTCTCAGGCAAAACCATGATCGACCGTATAGACCGCCGTATTCTCTCCATCCTTCAGGAAGATTGCACCGTGCCCGTTGCCGAAATTGGCCGTCGGGTTGGGCTGTCGACCACGCCGTGCTGGCGCCGCATCCAGAAGATGGAAGAAGACGGTGTGATCACGGGCCGGGTGGCGCTGCTCGATCCGGCCAAGGTCAACGCAAAGGTGACAGCGTTTGTTGCGATCACCACGAGCCAACACTCTGAAGACTGGTTGAAGAAATTTGCCGACGTCATTCAGGAGTTTCCCGAAGTGGTCGAGTTTTATCGCATGGCGGGGCAAGTGGACTATCTCCTGCGGGTCGCGGTGCCGGACATCGAAGCCTACGACTCGTTTTATAAACGCCTGATCGCCAAGATCGATATCTCCGACGTTTCGACCACCTTCGCGATGGAGCAGATCAAGAATACGACTGCACTGCCGCTCTCTTATGTGGCGACCGAAAAGCCGAAAGCTGAAAAGGATAATTAGGCTCGCCAGATGCTTTAGCGCTTAAATTGAAATATGACCGGCATATTTTCACCATGTGTCAGCTGCCATTATCAAATTACTGTTGAGCGGTTCTTGGCTGACGTGTTTCTTTTCAGATGAATTCTCGGGCGATTAAGAGCATTTCAAGGATCGGCTTATGGGGTCTTTTTTTCGGGTGATGAGGGCCGTGCGGGCTCAATACCTGAACGCACTAAATGCTGATGCGCTCAATAATAACTTTGGCGGGCCGCTGTTTTTATTTTTTGTTGTTACATCGGCCATTGCTGTCCTCTCTCTCTTCGTGACAGAGAGCCAGGGTCTTTTTGACTTTCTTGGCGGCCTTGACCGGATCGGGCGGGAAGACTTTTTGGCTTTCTACCGGGCAGGAGATCTGGCGAAGGGCGGCCAGGCAGATCTGGTATACGATCCAGCTGTTTTCATTCAGCCATTTTCGGAACTGAACAGGGGCCTTCTTTTTCTCAATCCGCCACATGCCTTGCTTATCTTCGAGCTCTTGGCTTTCCTGCCTTATCAGATGGCACGAGTGGTTGTGCTTCTTGTGAACCTTATCGCTATCTACGGGATCGTCAGGGTTGCGCACTTGAGGCTTGGCTTCAGTCCATATGTTCTTACGTTTCTCGTCTATGGCTCTTACAGTTCCCTGGTCTTGCTCCAGATTTCGCCAATTGTCATCTTCCTGATCGCCTACGCGCTGGTGAACAGTGTCAGCCGGCCTGTGTTGAGCGGACTAGCGCTGGCGGCGGCGACAATCAAACCGCAATTTGGGCTTCTCATTCCGGTCTTCCTGATTGGTCAGAAAGATTGGCGTACGTTTTGGATAGCTGCGGTTGTCACCACAGCATTGATCAGCCTGTCAATTTTCAGATTTGGCTGGCCCGTCTGGGCAAACTATATCAGCACTTTCACCGATGGATCCGGATCCGGTCATTTCAACCAAGTTTATATTGGTATGATCACAGTCGGTCAGTCGCTTGGAAAGCTATGGTTTTCAAGCGACTACAGGGTTTGGGCGCAAATCCTGGCTTTGGTCCTATGCGGGGGAGGCATTTGGTATGTCGCCAGGACCATATCGCGGAAGTTTGCAGTGCCAGTGTGTCTCATGGCCATGGCTGCGGCATCGCCATCTTTCTTGTTTTACGACTGGCTGATAATCAGTGCCAGCTTGCTATTGCTCCTTCAGCTTGTGCCAAGTTGGCCGCCGCACCTGCAGATTACAGCTGGTTTTCTCTGGATTGCCCCTCTTGTTCAAATGATGCTGTTCAGTGATGGGCAAGTTGCCGAAACAGTCGAAGCGGCCAGGTATCTTTCGGCATTTCTGCCGCTGCTGATGTTGATTGTTTCGATCCAGATCTATCTCTTGGTTCGAAAACAGGCTTCCTATCAATAGGGGGAGAGACTGCAATCTTCAGCCGGATGTGTAGGTCTTTACGGGTCAAACAAGTGGATGCCGGGCGCGGAAGCGGGCGATTTCCGCGTCTGAGACCGGTTTGCCGGTGAAAATCTCAGCGTAGTGGGGCATGCGCGCGAGGCGTGGTTCCAGCGGTTCGGACGGCCCGTCTTCTTTCATCGAGATGTAGCCGATCTGGGTCTGATAAACAGTGTTTGCCCGCACACTTGCGTATTGCGGTGCATCGCCGAACCGCAAAAACAGAGCTTCCAAAGCTTCGACGCGCACTTGATCAGCCTCGTTGAGCAGTTTTGCCAGCTGCGGGTCGGTGTGCGCCCAGTTGCGGACGGCAAATTCCAGGCGGGAATCGAACAGTTCCGGCATTAGCCACAGATCGAAGATGTTCAGCATCGCTTCTGTGACGGTCTCAGCGTAAGCCTCTGTCTGCTGGACGAGATTTCCCGTGTTCTTGGTTTGCCAAAGTGTAATCAGCGCGTCCAGGAGATCCTGCCGGTTGGAAAAATGGCCGTAAAAACTGGTGCGTGACAGGCCGAGCCGGTCAGCAAGGGGCATCACCTTTACAGCGTCAATACCGCCATCCAAAAGCGCTTCATATGCCGCCTGGACCCAAATGTCGCGGGAGCCGCGCCATCCCGATGTTTTGCTGATCAGATCCGTGTTCATTCTGATCCGTTATCAGCGCAAATCCGCAGAAACAAGCAAAATTGACACCTATGTTTTCAAATCCGACATAAATGTCGTTTTTGCGGCTTTTCAAAGAAGCCCATGCGGCCTTAACTGAGGGCATTCCGCGACCATCGCGGGCATGCGCACAAGAGGGAGAGGCATGTCGAAAGATCCGTTGCTGCAGCCGTATCAGCTGAAACATTTGACCTTGAAAAACCGGATCATGATCACCTCTCATGAACCTGCCTATCCTGAAGACGGGATGCCGAAGGACCGCTACCGGGCTTATCACGAAACGCGGGCCAAGGCCGGTGTCGCCCTGACCATGACGGCCGGATCTGCTGCGGTGTCGCGCAACTCTCCACCGGTCTTCAACAACATCCTGGCTTACAAGGACGAGGTGGTGCCTTGGATCAAAAGGCTGACCGATGCCTGTCATGACCATGGCTGCGCAGTGATGATCCAGCTGACCCATCTTGGCCGGAGGACCCACTGGAACAAGGGAGACTGGCTGCCTGCTGTCTCATCTAGCCATGAGCGGGAAGCTGCCCACCGGGCCTTTCCGAAACAGGTCGAAGACTGGGACATTACCCGGATCGTTCAAGATTATGCCGATGCCGCAGAACGCATGAAAGAAGGCGGCATGGATGGCATTGAACTGCAGGCCTATGGCCATCTCATGGATCAGTTCTGGTCCCCGGTTACCAACACACTCGGCGGTCCTTATGGCGGTTCCTTGGAGAACCGGATGCGGTTTTCGATGGAAGTGGTTGATGCAGTGCGTGACCGGGTCGGCGATGATTTTATTGTCGGGATCCGGTTCACCGCAGACGAAGACCTTGAGGGCGGGATCACAGAGACCGAGGGCCTGGAGATAGCCCGGCGCTTGAAGGCAACGGACAAGATCGACTTCCTGAATGTGATCCGCGGGCATATCGATACTGACCCGGGCCTGACAGACGTTATTCCGGTTCAAGGCATGCGCAACGCGCCGCATCTCGATTTTGCCGGGCGGGTTAAGAAGGAAATCGGACTGCCGACGTTTCACGCAGCGAAAATCCCGGATGTGGCCACTGCGCGCCACGCGATCGCCGAAGGTCTGCTCGACATGGTGGGTATGACCCGCGCCCACATGGCGGACCCTCAGGTCGTGAAGAAGATTGCGGAGAAGCGCGAGGACGATATCCGTCCTTGTGTCGGGGCGACCTATTGCCTGGACCGGATCTACCAGGCTGGTGATGCGTTGTGCATCCATAACGCGGCGACGGGACGTGAACTGACCATGCCGCATGAGATCCCGCCGGCGGACGAAA
This window of the Roseibium alexandrii DFL-11 genome carries:
- a CDS encoding NADH:flavin oxidoreductase, with product MSKDPLLQPYQLKHLTLKNRIMITSHEPAYPEDGMPKDRYRAYHETRAKAGVALTMTAGSAAVSRNSPPVFNNILAYKDEVVPWIKRLTDACHDHGCAVMIQLTHLGRRTHWNKGDWLPAVSSSHEREAAHRAFPKQVEDWDITRIVQDYADAAERMKEGGMDGIELQAYGHLMDQFWSPVTNTLGGPYGGSLENRMRFSMEVVDAVRDRVGDDFIVGIRFTADEDLEGGITETEGLEIARRLKATDKIDFLNVIRGHIDTDPGLTDVIPVQGMRNAPHLDFAGRVKKEIGLPTFHAAKIPDVATARHAIAEGLLDMVGMTRAHMADPQVVKKIAEKREDDIRPCVGATYCLDRIYQAGDALCIHNAATGRELTMPHEIPPADEKKKVVVVGAGPAGLEAARVASERGHDVTVFEAAPDAGGQIRLTAQSERRREMISIIDWRLQQCSNRGVTFHFNRFAESSDIESENPDTVIIATGGLPHTDVLGDGNDLVVSAWDIIAGDVKPGRRVLVYDDAGDHPALQAAEMIAASGAHVEIMTPDRSFAPDVMAMNLVPYMRALQDKDVRFTVTYRLKSVRRSGNQLAAVIGTDYSAHTEEREFDQIVVNHGTVPMDELYFELKPNSTNLGAVDQDALIFGRSQPQGANPNGAFALYRIGDAVAARNTHAAIYDALRIVKDI
- a CDS encoding glycosyltransferase family 87 protein, which codes for MGSFFRVMRAVRAQYLNALNADALNNNFGGPLFLFFVVTSAIAVLSLFVTESQGLFDFLGGLDRIGREDFLAFYRAGDLAKGGQADLVYDPAVFIQPFSELNRGLLFLNPPHALLIFELLAFLPYQMARVVVLLVNLIAIYGIVRVAHLRLGFSPYVLTFLVYGSYSSLVLLQISPIVIFLIAYALVNSVSRPVLSGLALAAATIKPQFGLLIPVFLIGQKDWRTFWIAAVVTTALISLSIFRFGWPVWANYISTFTDGSGSGHFNQVYIGMITVGQSLGKLWFSSDYRVWAQILALVLCGGGIWYVARTISRKFAVPVCLMAMAAASPSFLFYDWLIISASLLLLLQLVPSWPPHLQITAGFLWIAPLVQMMLFSDGQVAETVEAARYLSAFLPLLMLIVSIQIYLLVRKQASYQ
- a CDS encoding Lrp/AsnC family transcriptional regulator; protein product: MDRIDRRILSILQEDCTVPVAEIGRRVGLSTTPCWRRIQKMEEDGVITGRVALLDPAKVNAKVTAFVAITTSQHSEDWLKKFADVIQEFPEVVEFYRMAGQVDYLLRVAVPDIEAYDSFYKRLIAKIDISDVSTTFAMEQIKNTTALPLSYVATEKPKAEKDN
- a CDS encoding uracil-DNA glycosylase family protein — translated: MIELTKIQEIEALANAVRGCRICVETPEKAPLPHEPRPVLQASSKARICISGQAPGTRVHKSGRPFTDPSGDRLRSWMGIGENVFYDPDLLAIVPMGFCFPGLDAKGGDLPPRPECRKVWHDRLFAAMPQIELILVIGQYAQAYHLGKARKGSLTETVAAWKTYFQESGQSNRPLVLPLPHPSWRNNAWLKKNPWFEAELLPVLQKEIARLLGRA
- a CDS encoding sulfurtransferase, translated to MTRLHLGTKAIVAAACAVLLQMTVLSSDAQALEASPLVSVDWLETNQDDDDLLILDIRSPLAKSGKDDYLKGHIPGAVWSEYPGFWRTSRGDVTGVLPSIEKLEASLSELGVHEDRTVVLVPAGTSHLDFGAATRIYWTFKYLGHDKIAILDGGHNAWMKAGKPLESGNVVPEGDMFIAEPRPELLVSTDDVASLIGGDAILLDGRPLAQFEGAEKHKDATRSGHLPGATHFDQAKFYDTESNQLKSREALASLAQDAVSGSDTPVVSYCNTGHWAATNWFVLSELLGQENVAVYDDSMVGWSQQKDLPISSPKTATN
- a CDS encoding TetR/AcrR family transcriptional regulator, with translation MNTDLISKTSGWRGSRDIWVQAAYEALLDGGIDAVKVMPLADRLGLSRTSFYGHFSNRQDLLDALITLWQTKNTGNLVQQTEAYAETVTEAMLNIFDLWLMPELFDSRLEFAVRNWAHTDPQLAKLLNEADQVRVEALEALFLRFGDAPQYASVRANTVYQTQIGYISMKEDGPSEPLEPRLARMPHYAEIFTGKPVSDAEIARFRARHPLV